A single region of the Kwoniella botswanensis chromosome 1, complete sequence genome encodes:
- a CDS encoding 60S ribosomal protein L23, whose translation MSLGLPVGAVMNCADNSGAKNLYVISVVGFGARLNRLPAAAAGDMVMASVKKGKPELRKKVMPAVICRQRKPWRRRDGIFLYFEDNAGVIVNAKGEMKGSAINGPVAKECADLWPRIASNAGTVV comes from the exons ATGTCTCTCGGTCTTCCTGTCGGAGCCGTTATGAACTGTGCTGATAACTCAGGTGCCAAGA ACCTCTACGTTATCTCAGTTGTCGGTTTCGGTGCCAGACTTAACAGACTTcctgctgccgctgctggtGATATGGTTATGGCTTCAGTTAAGAAGGGAAAGCCTGAACTCAGAAAGAAGG TCATGCCCGCCGTTATCTGCCGACAACGAAAACcatggagaagaagggatggtatcTTCCTTTACTTCGAGGATAACGCCGGTGTCATCGTTAACGCTAAAGGTGAAATGAAGGGAAGTGCCATCAACGGTCCTGTAGCCAAGGAATGT GCCGACTTGTGGCCCCGTATCGCCTCTAACGCCGGTACCGTCGTATAA
- a CDS encoding 40S ribosomal protein S5, whose translation MALQTLPNDVAKVASEGSVKLFGKWDSEGVEVKDISLTDYINVNHAVYVPHTAGRYAKKQFAKGRMPIVERLVNALMMNGRNNGKKIMAVRIVQHAFEIIHLVTEQNPIQVLVDAIVNTGPREDSTRIGSQGTVRRQAVDVSPLRRVNQAVSLLTVGTRESAFKNSKSVSECLADELVNAAKGSSNSYAIKKKDELERVAKSNR comes from the exons ATGGCTCTTCAAACTCTTCCAAACGATGTTGCCAAAGTAGCTTCAGAGGGATCTGTCAAGCTTTTCGGAAAGTGGGATTCCGaggg TGTTGAGGTTAAAGATATCTCTCTTACCGATTACATCAACGTCAACCACGCTGTTTACGTTC CCCACACCGCTGGTCGATATGCCAAGAAGCAATTCGCCAAGGGACGAATGCCCATCGTTGAGAGACTTGTTAACGC CCTCATGATGAACGGTAGAAACAACGGTAAAAAAATCATGGCTGTTCGAATCGTCCAACACGCCTTTGAgatcatccacctcgtcaCTGAACAAAACCCTATCCAAGTTTTAG TCGATGCTATCGTCAACACTGGTCCTCGAGAAGACTCCACCCGAATCGGATCTCAAGGTACCGTCCGAAGACAAGCCGTCGATGTATCACCTTTGAGAAGGGTTAACCAAGCCGTCTCTTTGTTGACCGTCGGTACCAGAGAATCAGCTTTCAAAAACTCCAAATCCGTTTCCGAATGTCTCGCCGACGAACTCGTCAACGCCGCCAAGGGTTCTTCAAACTCTTACGctatcaagaagaaggatgaactTGAACGAGTAGCCAAATCTAACCGATAA